The Pigmentiphaga aceris DNA segment GCACTGGTGCTGGTGGGCATGACGCCCGACGCCATGCAGCGGTATCCGCACCAGTTCTCGGGCGGTCAGCGTCAGCGCCTGTGCATTGCGCGCGCGGTGGTGATGGAACCCGATGTGCTCGTGGCCGACGAGGCGGTGTCGGCACTGGACGTGTCGGTACAGGCACAGGTGCTGGACCTGTTGGAAGAGATTCGTCAGCGTACCGGCGTGGCCATTCTGTTCATCACGCACGATTTGCGGGTGGCCGCGCAGATCTGCAACACGATTGTGGTGATGCGTCGTGGGGAAGTGGTCGAGGCAGGCGATGCCATGTCGGTGCTAGGCAGTCCGCAGCATGAATACACCCGTGCGCTGATCGATGCTGCGCCCGGGCGAGACTGGGATTTCCAGAACTTCCGGCCGGTGGCGGAGGCGGCCTTGTCAGGGGCTTCGTTTCCTGCCATGCCAGAGCCGCACGCGCCCTGATTCAATGGTCATATCGTAAAAGCAGGATTTTTATTGATTTGATGTCCGGCCGATATGGCTGGTTTATCTACCCACTGTTCGCCACCCAATGCGTATCGTCTTTGCAGGCTTTCAGCACGAAACCAATACCTTTGCACCCGCGCCCGCTGACTATCACGCGTTCGAGCTGGGTGGTGGCTGGCCCGGCCTGTCGCGCGGGCATGCCGTGTTTGCCACCATTGCCGGCTCGAACATTCCGGCTGCTGGTTTCATTGAAGCCGCCACGCCCTACGGACATCAGCTGATTCCATCGGTCTGGTGCGCAGCCAGCCCGTCGGCGGCCGTTACCCGCGAGGCCTATGAGCGCATCGCGGGCATGATTCTGGAAGACATTGCGGCCGCCTTGCCGGTCGATGCGGTGTACCTGGACCTGCATGGCGCGATGGTGGCAGAGCACGCAGACGACGGTGAAGGCGAACTGCTGCAACGGGTACGCGCGTTGATCGGTCCCGACACCTTGCTGGTCAGCAGTTACGACCTGCATGCCAACACCACGCAGGCCATGTTGCAGACCGCCGATGTGCTGGTGGCATATCGGACCTATCCGCATGTGGACATGGCGGAAACCGGCCGTCGCACTTTTGCGATATTGCAGCGTTTGTTCGATGGCATGCCACGCCCGGTCACTGCCTCGCGCCGTATTCCGTTCCTGTTGCCTACCGTGTGGCAGTGCACCGACCTGATGCCGGCCAAGGCTTTGTACGCGCGTTTAGCGGAACTGGAACAAGACCCCGAGATCGTGCATGTGTCGTTCACCATGGGCTTTCCGGCGGCTGATTTCCCCGAGTGCGGGCCGGTGGTGTGGGCGCATGGCCGCACGCAAGAGGCCGCGCAACGGGCGGTCGATGTGCTGGCGCAAGCGGTGATCGATGCAGAGCCCACGTTCAAAGGCGAGTTGCCTGACGCCCGCACGGCGGTGGCGCGAGCGATGGCTATCTTGTCAGCACAGCGCACGTCGGAAAGTGGTCCCGTCGTCATCGCCGACACCCAGGACAACCCCGGCGCAGGTTGCCAGTCGGACACCACTGGCATCTTGCGAGAACTGATTGCGCAGGGCGCGCAGCGTGCCGCCCTGGGCTTGATCGTTGACCCGGCAGCCGCTGCCTTGGTGCATGCCGCTGGCGCGGGTGCCACCGTGCGCTTGGCCTTGGGCGGTCATTCCGGGGCCGAGGGTGATGCGCCGCTGGTAGCCGACTACTTGGTCGAATGTGTGTCGGATGGCAAGTTCGACGCCTTCGGGCCGTACTACGGCGGCTTCCACATGGACCTGGGCCCCAGCGCCTGCCTGCGGCTGGATGGCGTGCGCATCGTGCTGGCCAGCTACAAGGCGCAGTTGGCTGACCAGGCGATGTTCCGCTTTGTGGGCATCGAGCCTGCCGATCAGGCCATTCTGGTGGTCAAGAGCACTTTGCATTTCCGGGCCGATTTTGTCGACATCGCCCGCGACATTCTGTTTTGCACGTCGCCGGGTGCCATTTCGATGGACCCGTCGACCATGGATTGGAAACGCCTGCCGCCGGATCTGCGCATGACGCCCTGCGGCCCCACTTTTGCCGAACTGCAAGCCAGCAAACACTAGTCCGCAAACCATAGTCAGCAAGCACCCATCAAAGGAAAAGCATGTCTGAGAATTCCGAACTCTGGCGTCTGTCCGCCGGCAAGATCGCGGCCATGATTCACGCCCACAAGGTCACCGCCACTGACGTGGCGCAAGCGGCCTTGGCGCGCATCGACGCCGTGAATCCGAAAATCAATGCCGTGGTCGAATGCCGGCCCGAGGAAGTGCTGGCGCAGGCCGCCGCCATCGACGAGAAAATCTCGCGCGGCGAGCCAGTCGGCCCGCTGGCGGGTGTGCCGGTCACCATCAAGGTCAATGTCGATCAGAAGGGTTACGCCACCACCAACGGCGTGAAGTCGCAGAAAGACCTGGTGGCCGCCCGCAACAGCCCGGTGGTCGACAGCCTGGTGGAAGCCGACGCGGTGCTGCTGGGCCGCACCAACACACCCGCCTTCAGCTACCGCTGGTTCTGCAACAACCTGCTGCACGGTGCGACGCTGAACCCGCATGATGCGGCCTTGACACCGGGTGGCTCGTCGGGCGGCGCGGCGTCTGCGGTGGCTGCCGGGCTTGGCCACATTGCGCACGGCACCGACATTGCCGGGTCGATCCGCTATCCGGCCTATGCCTGCGGCGTACATGGCCTGCGCCCCACCTTCGGCCGCGTGGCGGCCTTCAATGCCACCGCGCCCTACGAGCGTCCCATTGGCGGCCAGATCATGGCCGTATCTGGCCCGCTGGCCCGCAGCGTGGATGACATTCGCCTGGCCTTGCACGCCATGGCCCGCCCGGACGTGCGCGACCCGTGGGCCACGGCCATGCCCCTGATCGGCCCCGACGTGCCGCGTCGTGCAGCCATGTGCCTGCGCCCCGACGGACTGGAGACTGCACCTGAAATCTGCGCGGCCTTGCTGGAATCGGCCGAACGCCTGCGCGATGGCGGCTGGATCGTGGACGAGGTCGACAACCTGCCGCCGCTGCGCGACGGCATGGCGGTGCAGATCACCTTGTGGATGGGCGACGGTTACGACGCGATGGTGCAGTCCGCAGAAGAGGAGGGCGATGTGGGCGCGATCACCGCGCTGGCAGGCCAGGCGGAACTGGCCCGCGAGGCCAACTTGCAGGACTTCTCGGCGGCATTGCAACGACGCCTGGCAATCACGCGGGCCTGGCTGCTGTTCCTGGAAACCTACCCGGTGGTCTTGTTGCCCAGTTGCGGTGAACTGCCGTTTGCCAACGACCTGGACTTGCAAGGCCCGGAGGCCTACACACGGGTCTGGCAGGCGCAGATGCCGATGATTTCCTTGCCTATCACCGGCCTGCCTGCGCTGAGCCTGTGCACCGGTTTCGTCGGGCGTACGCCCGTGGGTGTGCAGATCGTGGCGGGGCGCTTCCGGGAGGACTTGTGCCTGGCGGCGGGGGAACTGATCGAGGCGCGCGGCAAGCCGCTTGAACCGGTTGATCCGTACGCGGGGTAACGCGTCTGATACGGGGGCCGACGCCGGCAGACGCTACTATGGCAACCCTTTTGTTTTCTTGCCGCTATCAGGAATGCCACCGCGATGAAGACACAGCAATTGCGGCCGGTTTCCAAGCTGTCCGCCGAGGCCCAGGCAACGGGTAGCCTGCGCGATTTCATTTTGTCGGGTTCTCTCAAGCCGGGAGCCCGTCTGACCGAAATCGCGCTTGCGGAGCAGATGGGTGTCGCCCGCGCCACCTTGCGCACGGCCTTGCATCGTCTTGCCAGCGAAGGCATCGTGGTGCAGATTCCCTACACCGGCTGGCAGGTGGCCGAGCTGTCGGCCAATGACGTGTGGGAACTGTGGACCTTGCGCGGCAGCCTGGAAAGCCTGGCTGCCAAGCTGGCAGCGCAGAGCACCGATCCGGCGGTGAAAAACGGTATCCGCAAGGCCTACGACAAGCTGTTGGCGGCCTGTGCGACCGGCAACATGGAAGCGATCAGTGAAGCGGATTTTGCGCTGCATCGGACCATCATCGACCTGGTGGGGCATTCGCGTCTGCAGCGCCAGTATCAACTGGTCGAGCAGCAGGTGCGGCTGTACATCCTGACCAGCAATTCCTTCGTGGCCGATGGCCCCGAGGACATCATCGAGCAACATCGCCCGATGATGGATGCGTTGCTGGCTGGCAATGCCACGGCTGCTGCCGAAGCTGCCTGGCAGCATAACGAGTCTGAAGGGCACCGCCTGTCGGCGTGGTTGGCGCAAGAAGCCGCCGCGAGCGCGGCGGCAGCTGTTCAGGCCGCGCCACGCAAGACGCGGGGGCCACGCAAGGCGACCTGACCGCTTGGCCAGGTGGCTGCAACCGCTGTTGCGGTGCAGCCACCCGCGTGTTCAGACAGGCTGAACGTTGGCCTTCAGGTTTTGCTCCAGCTGTTGCTTCAGGCCTGGGTCCAGTTTCAGCTGGCGGGCCAGCTCGTCCAGATACGCGCGTTCCATGAAGGCTTCTTCGTCTACTACCAGCAGGCTGGCCAAGTACATCTCGGCAGCCATCTCGGGCGTCGTTGCCGCACGCGCGATGGCGGCGGGGTCCAGCGGACGGCTGATTTCGGCTTCCAGCCACGCGCGGTCTTCCGCGTTGTCGGTGACCTTGGCAAGTTCGCCTCGGATGGCTTCCTGCTCGTTGGCGTCGATGTGACCGTCGGCCTTGGCCGCGCCGATCATGGCCATGAGAACGGCCTTGCTATGCACTTCGGCTTCGGGCGCAGGCAGGCGATCCAATGTGCGCGGTGCTTCCGCCGGGGCGGTGCCGGGTGCAGTCTGTTGCTTCTGCCAGTCGCCGTAGGCTTTGTAGGCAAGCGCCCCCAGCGCTGCCATGCCACCGTACAGGGCGACCGACCCGCCGATCTTGCGGGCTTGTTTGCTGCTCAGCAGCAGCCCGAGCGCGCCAGCACCCAGCGCGCCCTTCCCGACACCGCCCATGTTGCCAAGCGCGCCCCCGACGCTCCCCAACATGCCGCCGAGGCCCCCGCCTCCTTGGCCGCCAGTGAGTTTGCCGAGATTGCCGCCCAGTCCAGACAACAGCGAGCCCGCACCGCCGCTGGTGCCGGCGCGTGATGCGCCTTCGTTCAGCAGGTTTTTGCCGGATTGCAGAAGTTGGTCCAGTAGATTGCGTGCGCTCAAGGTGACTCCGTACAGCAAATAAAAGAACAGTATGGACTATTCAGCTTGCAGTAAGTTCTGTTCGTTGTTACAGGATTCACAACTAATTTTGCGTGGCGACTGGGATGTTCGTTGAATCCCTGCTGTGGATGCATTCCAGCGTGGGCGCTGGCGATTACGCATCTGGTTCGGCCACCAGCACCACCAGCTTCAAGTCGCGCTGCGTGGCAGCTTGCCAAGTGGTCTGCATAAAGCGCAGCGGCCCTTTGGTCGGGTGCAGGAAGTCGCGTCGGCCCCCTTCGCGGGGTACTACGTCGTAGTTCTGCCAGAAGCGGGCGAAGGTTGGGTCTGCGTGACTGAGTTCGGCAACCAGATCACGAATATCGGGGTCGGCGGCATGACGGCCGCAATCGTTGCGGAATTCGGCAACCAGACGGCGAGCGCGTTCTTCCCAGGGCGCGATCAGGTGGCGCGCAGCCGGGCACAGGAAGGTGTAGCGCAGCAGGTTGGGCAGGGGCGTGCTGGCGGCATCCAGCCAGCCGACGAACAGATCTGCCGCCGCGGGATTCCAGGCCACCGCGTTCCAGGCGCGATCCAGCACGTAGGCAGGGGTGAGCAGGTGCGCGATGATTGCCTGGGCGTCTGCGTGCTGGCTGCGGTTATCGGCGGCACCTGCGGGGTCGACACGGCCGGCAAGCGCGAACAGGTACTGCCGTTCAGCGGCGCTCAGTCGCAGCGCATCGGTCAGTCGAGCCAGCATGTCGGTGGATGCGGTGACCGGTCGGCCTTGTTCGATCCAGGTCAGCCAGGTGGGACTTACCCCGCAGAGTTGCGCCAGCTCTTCGCGTCGCAGGCCAGGCGTGCGACGGCGGCCGAGCGCGGGCAGACCCACGTCCTGTGGCAACAGGCGTTCGCGATGTTTGCGGATGAACTGGCCCAGGGTGTGATCGGTCATGGCGATGGAAGGCGGTGTCGGGAAGTGGGGGTGACGCAGCAGCAGCGCAGGACACGCCCCATCATGCTCACCCTGGTGGGATATATACCAGGATAAGAACTTGTCTTGTTCCAGAATTACAAGCCGCCTACGCTGTGTTTCGCCTGAAGATTTTCCCCCTGATGGCGTTCCCCCCACGACTACTACTCACGGAATCGAGATGGACCAGAAAACCTTGGTGGATGCCCAATTCGGCAGCACTGCCGCCAACTACCTCAGCAGCGCCGTACATGCCCAAGGTGCCGACCTGCAACGTCTGACCGAGCTGGTGCGCACGCTGCGCCCTGCCAATGTGCTGGACCTGGGCTGTGGTGCGGGTCATGCGAGCTTTGCGGTGGCGGCCGGCGGTGCGGGTGCGGTCACGGCCTATGACCTGTCGCCGCAGATGCTGGCGGTGGTCGAGGCAGCGGCCCGTGACCGGGGCGCTGCACAACTGGTCACGCGTCAGGGGCCGGCGGAATCTTTGCCGTTCGACAGCGCCAGTTTCGATATGGTGGTGACGCGTTTTTCTGCCCACCATTGGTTGGACATGGGTGCGTCGGTGGCCGAGATGGCGCGGGTGCTCAAGCCCGGCTGTCCGTTGATCATCATTGACGTGATCGCCCCGGAAACGCCGCTGTACGACACGGTGCTGCAAACCATCGAAATCCTGCGCGATGCGTCTCACGTGCGCAATTACCGCGTTTCGGAATGGACAGCCATGCTGGAGGCCGCAGGCATTGCGGTGGAAAACCACGACACCTGGAAGCTGCCGCTGGAGTTCGGCAGCTGGATCAAGCGCATCAACACCCCGCCGGAACGCGTGGCGGCGCTGACGGCGGTGTTCAAGGCCTTGCCGATCGAAGCCAAGGCGTATTTCGCCGTCGGTGAAGACGGCTCGTTCAGCAGCGACACCGCCTGGATCGAGGCGCGCAAACGCGGTTGATCGGCGGACGCTTTCTGCTCAGACTTGGAAGCGTCCGATCTGCATTTGCAGTTCACTACCCTGGCTTGCCAGTTCCGCCCCGGCCGATGCGGTCTGGCGCGCGGCGCTGGCAGATCGCCCGGCCGATTCCAGCACCGCCTGCACACTTTTGCCGATCTCGTCGGCGACCGTGTTCTGCGCGTCGGCGGCAGTGGCAATCTGCTGGTTCATGCGGCGGATTTCTCCCACCGTGGTCGTCAGCGCATGCACGGCCTGCACGGCTTCATGCACGTCCTGCGTGGTGCCGTCGGTGGTGTTTGCGCAGCCAAGCATCTGGCGCGTGGCGTTGTCGGCGGTGCGTTGCAAGTCACCGATCAGTCCGCCGATTTCCTGTGTGGCTTCCTGGGTGCGCTGGGCCAGGCGGCGGACCTCTTCGGCGACGATGGTGAAGCCATTGCCGGCATCGCCTGCGCGGGCGGCTTCGATGGCGGCATTCAAGGACAGCAGGTTAATGCGGCCCGCCACTTCGCGGATCACGTCGAGCACCATGCCGATGTTCTCGCTGTCACTTTGCAGGCGTGTCATGGCATCGGCAGCTTGCGCCACATCGGCTGACAGACGCTGCATGCCTTCGACTGCGCGGTCGGCCAGACGCACGCCCGATTGCGCCTGTTCATCGGCGGCTGACACTGCACGCGCAGCTTCGCCCGAATTGCGCGCGACATCCTGGACCGATTCGGCCATGCGGGCCATCGCGATGGCGACACGGTCGAGTTCCTGTTTGCTCGACAGCGTGGCGGCATTGATCTGTTCGCTGCTGCTGGATAAGGCCTGGCCAGAACGGGCCATGACACGCACCGAGCGGCCGACCTGACCAATCAGCGTTGCCAGGTTGCCCCGCATCATCACCAGCGAGGCCTGCACACTGCCTGGTGCACCTGCGTCGGCATCGGCAACATCGCGCAGGTCCCCGTCTGCGACCCGTTGTGCGGCGGTGGACAGCAACTGCGGTTCGGCTCCCAGCGCCCGGCCCAGGCCCCGCACGATCAAGGTACCCAGTGCGGCCGCAAACATGGCAACGGCAATGCAGATGCCGATGAACAGTTTGCGCTGATGTTGATAGTCGGCCTCGGCCGTGGCCACCTGGGCCATTGCCCGTGTGCGGGCTTCGTTCAGATAAGCATGAATTTCGGCAGTGAGTTCGCGCAGCAGGGGCGCGCTTTGGCTGTCCATCAGCGCCACGGCTTTTTCCGCGACCGGATCATCAGCACGCGCCAAGCGAGTGTTTGATGCTGCCGCGCCGCTTCCCATGGCCAGCTTCACGATGTCTTGCAGCACGCTGCCGTAACGCTGCTCTACCGCAGCAATGCGGGCAAAACCGGCGCGCTGGGTATCGGTCACATCAGGCGCGTTCAGGGTGCCTTGCAAGGCTTTCAGTCGCGCCGCCATTTGATCGTGCGCGACATTCATCAACACCTGTTCGCGCGCGCGCTCAGCGGGTTGTTGCACCAGCAGCAGATTGAGCACTGCGATGGCACGCTGCTCGGCTGAAGCCTGAATCTGCGTGACCAGTGTTGCACGTCGTTCGGCACCGTCCAGGTAGTCGGAAAAACGTTGGTTGGCATCGGCAAAATGCTTGAGTGCAAGCAGCGACACCAGCAACACGAAACAGATAAGGGCGGCGTAGCTCAGACCCAGACGCGCCTT contains these protein-coding regions:
- a CDS encoding methyl-accepting chemotaxis protein; its protein translation is MHLSSLPLKARLGLSYAALICFVLLVSLLALKHFADANQRFSDYLDGAERRATLVTQIQASAEQRAIAVLNLLLVQQPAERAREQVLMNVAHDQMAARLKALQGTLNAPDVTDTQRAGFARIAAVEQRYGSVLQDIVKLAMGSGAAASNTRLARADDPVAEKAVALMDSQSAPLLRELTAEIHAYLNEARTRAMAQVATAEADYQHQRKLFIGICIAVAMFAAALGTLIVRGLGRALGAEPQLLSTAAQRVADGDLRDVADADAGAPGSVQASLVMMRGNLATLIGQVGRSVRVMARSGQALSSSSEQINAATLSSKQELDRVAIAMARMAESVQDVARNSGEAARAVSAADEQAQSGVRLADRAVEGMQRLSADVAQAADAMTRLQSDSENIGMVLDVIREVAGRINLLSLNAAIEAARAGDAGNGFTIVAEEVRRLAQRTQEATQEIGGLIGDLQRTADNATRQMLGCANTTDGTTQDVHEAVQAVHALTTTVGEIRRMNQQIATAADAQNTVADEIGKSVQAVLESAGRSASAARQTASAGAELASQGSELQMQIGRFQV
- a CDS encoding helix-turn-helix transcriptional regulator; this translates as MTDHTLGQFIRKHRERLLPQDVGLPALGRRRTPGLRREELAQLCGVSPTWLTWIEQGRPVTASTDMLARLTDALRLSAAERQYLFALAGRVDPAGAADNRSQHADAQAIIAHLLTPAYVLDRAWNAVAWNPAAADLFVGWLDAASTPLPNLLRYTFLCPAARHLIAPWEERARRLVAEFRNDCGRHAADPDIRDLVAELSHADPTFARFWQNYDVVPREGGRRDFLHPTKGPLRFMQTTWQAATQRDLKLVVLVAEPDA
- a CDS encoding GntR family transcriptional regulator; the protein is MKTQQLRPVSKLSAEAQATGSLRDFILSGSLKPGARLTEIALAEQMGVARATLRTALHRLASEGIVVQIPYTGWQVAELSANDVWELWTLRGSLESLAAKLAAQSTDPAVKNGIRKAYDKLLAACATGNMEAISEADFALHRTIIDLVGHSRLQRQYQLVEQQVRLYILTSNSFVADGPEDIIEQHRPMMDALLAGNATAAAEAAWQHNESEGHRLSAWLAQEAAASAAAAVQAAPRKTRGPRKAT
- a CDS encoding class I SAM-dependent methyltransferase, giving the protein MDQKTLVDAQFGSTAANYLSSAVHAQGADLQRLTELVRTLRPANVLDLGCGAGHASFAVAAGGAGAVTAYDLSPQMLAVVEAAARDRGAAQLVTRQGPAESLPFDSASFDMVVTRFSAHHWLDMGASVAEMARVLKPGCPLIIIDVIAPETPLYDTVLQTIEILRDASHVRNYRVSEWTAMLEAAGIAVENHDTWKLPLEFGSWIKRINTPPERVAALTAVFKALPIEAKAYFAVGEDGSFSSDTAWIEARKRG
- a CDS encoding M81 family metallopeptidase, whose product is MRIVFAGFQHETNTFAPAPADYHAFELGGGWPGLSRGHAVFATIAGSNIPAAGFIEAATPYGHQLIPSVWCAASPSAAVTREAYERIAGMILEDIAAALPVDAVYLDLHGAMVAEHADDGEGELLQRVRALIGPDTLLVSSYDLHANTTQAMLQTADVLVAYRTYPHVDMAETGRRTFAILQRLFDGMPRPVTASRRIPFLLPTVWQCTDLMPAKALYARLAELEQDPEIVHVSFTMGFPAADFPECGPVVWAHGRTQEAAQRAVDVLAQAVIDAEPTFKGELPDARTAVARAMAILSAQRTSESGPVVIADTQDNPGAGCQSDTTGILRELIAQGAQRAALGLIVDPAAAALVHAAGAGATVRLALGGHSGAEGDAPLVADYLVECVSDGKFDAFGPYYGGFHMDLGPSACLRLDGVRIVLASYKAQLADQAMFRFVGIEPADQAILVVKSTLHFRADFVDIARDILFCTSPGAISMDPSTMDWKRLPPDLRMTPCGPTFAELQASKH
- a CDS encoding amidase family protein, which gives rise to MSENSELWRLSAGKIAAMIHAHKVTATDVAQAALARIDAVNPKINAVVECRPEEVLAQAAAIDEKISRGEPVGPLAGVPVTIKVNVDQKGYATTNGVKSQKDLVAARNSPVVDSLVEADAVLLGRTNTPAFSYRWFCNNLLHGATLNPHDAALTPGGSSGGAASAVAAGLGHIAHGTDIAGSIRYPAYACGVHGLRPTFGRVAAFNATAPYERPIGGQIMAVSGPLARSVDDIRLALHAMARPDVRDPWATAMPLIGPDVPRRAAMCLRPDGLETAPEICAALLESAERLRDGGWIVDEVDNLPPLRDGMAVQITLWMGDGYDAMVQSAEEEGDVGAITALAGQAELAREANLQDFSAALQRRLAITRAWLLFLETYPVVLLPSCGELPFANDLDLQGPEAYTRVWQAQMPMISLPITGLPALSLCTGFVGRTPVGVQIVAGRFREDLCLAAGELIEARGKPLEPVDPYAG
- a CDS encoding tellurite resistance TerB family protein — protein: MSARNLLDQLLQSGKNLLNEGASRAGTSGGAGSLLSGLGGNLGKLTGGQGGGGLGGMLGSVGGALGNMGGVGKGALGAGALGLLLSSKQARKIGGSVALYGGMAALGALAYKAYGDWQKQQTAPGTAPAEAPRTLDRLPAPEAEVHSKAVLMAMIGAAKADGHIDANEQEAIRGELAKVTDNAEDRAWLEAEISRPLDPAAIARAATTPEMAAEMYLASLLVVDEEAFMERAYLDELARQLKLDPGLKQQLEQNLKANVQPV